One Ezakiella massiliensis genomic window, TTAAATGCTCATCTATAATTTGGATCAGCTTGTCCGAGCCAGTCTTTGACATGTGGTGGTCGGTCTTGTAATAATCATCATAGGCCAAAACTTTCCTTAAGTCCACATAGGACAGATTGTGTCTATCAAATTCCCTAAACATTATCTCAGCTGCAGCCTTGTCAATAGGCTCTGGATCCAAAATATAAGACGGATACTGATAAAAGGCCGAAATTTTTGGCACGGGAATTATCAGTAGATCGCCGCCATTTGCTCTCAACTTATCTCTGATTTCCGCCAATTTTTCTGCAGAATTTATTATATTTTTTTCTACATCGCCAGGGCTTATAGAATAAGCAGGTGCCCCTTCCACATCAAAAATATTAGGCGATTTTACCTGAACATTGTTTACAAAGGGCCGCCTATAAATATATTTGTCAAAAAAAGCTCCAGCCAAAACCATATCATCACGCAGGTAATAATCCTTGAGCATGGTTTCAAAATTATCTGCATTAAAAGTCTTAAAATAATCCAGATTATAGGCCTCTGGCTTTCTGATTCTCATTCTATTGTCAAAAGACAAGTATCCCCAATCTGTAAAGTGTATAATGATACTTGCAGAGAAAATTATAAGAATAAATATTAAAATATAAAATCTCTTAAATCGCTTCATAATCCCTCCCACAATTAATTTCCATTATACCACAAAGAAGCTTATAAAAACACCCCAAAATTCTAAGTCCACGGATGAATTTATTTTTTAATTGCACAAGGCCGCCAGCTTTGATATAATTAAAAGAGTTATTAATCCACTTTTGATTTTAAAAAACAAGTGGGCTTAGAATTTTTAAGGAGCGACTAAGATGAAGAACTTACAAACTTATAAATATAAATTGCCCGACCACTTTAATCTCTACGACATTATGGAAAGTGGCCAGGTCTTTATGTATTACCCTCACGAAAAGGGTTTTATAATTCAGACTTTAAACAAGCGGGCCTATCTGGAAGAGGACGGCGACACCTTGATAATTAAAACCGACCACGATCCGGCCATATTTTTACATTACCTGGACTACGACTACGATTACGACAGGGACTTTCAGCTCTTGGAAGACATGGGCTTTCCCAGTGACGTTTTGGAATATTCTGACGGCATTAGGCTCTTGAACCAAGACTTAGAGGAGATTGTTTTTTCTTTTATTATCAGTCAAAATAACAATATCAAGCGGATTAAAAAAATTATAAACGCCTTAAGAGAATCCGTTGGAGACAAAATATCGGACAGCTTTGGCGAATATTATTCCTTCCCCCGGGCTGACCAAATAAATAAATTATCGGTCGAGGACCTCCGGGAAATGGGGGCCGGCTACAGAGACAAGTACATCAAAAACACGGCCGAGTTTTTGACTAATAACCCAGACTTTTTAGCCCAAACTCTTAAGCTCGACACCAGGGCTGCCCACGCAGAACTCTTGACTCTATCGGGCGTTGGTCCAAAGGTTGCTGACTGCATTCTGCTCTTTGGTATGGGCAAACGTGACGTCTTTCCCCTGGATACCTGGATGGAAAAAGTTTTCCTGGAACGCTTTTACCAGGAAAAAAACCGGGTCAAGATGGCAAACGCGGGGACAAAGGCCTACGGCAATTTGGCGGGTCTGGCCCAGCAGCTATATTTTTATCATATAAGGACGGCCGGCAAATGAAAATCGAAACCGATAATTTGATTTTGCGGCCCATATCTTATTTTGATGCTAGGGACATGTTTGAGTACGCATCTGATCCTCGGCTCGCCCTCTACGGATCCTGGACTCCCCATACCAGGATTGAGGAGACATTACGCGTTATAGAAAATATGATTGAAAAATCCGAGGACAGGCCCCTCTTTGCCATAGTCCACAAGGCTGACAAGAAGATGATTGGGACTATACACGCAAATATTGATCGGACAGAGGACGGGGCTGGCAAACGCTGTGAGGTCGGCTATATTATTTCGCCTGCCTATCAAAATCGGGGCTACGCCAGCGAGAGCCTAAGGGCCTTTATAAAATATCTCTTTGATGATTGCAGCATTCACAGGATCGAGGGCAGGCACCTGGCGGAAAATATTGCCAGCGGCCGGGTCATGGGCAAGACTGGCATGGAAGTGGAGGGCGTCCTCAAGGACTTTTATTTTAAAGATGATAAGTATCATGATGTCGTCATCCACGCTATTTTAAATGATAAATAAAGGCTAAGAAGATTTTTTATTTCATTTTTTAAGGCCAGTCAACTTTAATTAAAAATTGAATTTTCTTTTTCATTTCTCAAGCCCTCACGATTATAATTGTAAATTTCATTTTATTTTTCATATTGAAAGTCCGCAGGATTTTAATTTTAAAGAGCATTTTATTTTTTTTATTTAGAGGCCGCTTATTTTTAATTTTAAATTGCGTTTTACTTTTCATTTTTTACGGCCGCCTACTTTTAATTTCAAATTACGTTTATTTTTCTTGTTTAAAGGCATTTTAAAAACATATATAAAGGAGCTTGCATGAAAGTACTTTTAGTTGGAGTCAATTCAAAATACATCCACACCGCCCTGGCTGTCGATTATATCTACGGCATGTGCGGGAATTTTGATGTGGAAAAACTAGAATTTAATATAAATCAAAATCTAAATTTCGTCTACGGGGAAATTTTAAAGAGAGAGGCCCAGGTGATTTTATTTTCCACCTACATATGGAATATCGATTACATTTCCAAACTCACTTCCGATTTATCTCAGGTGACCGATGCCATCATCGGCTGGGGCGGGATCGAATCCAATTTTGAAATCGAAACTCATTTTAAAGAAAATCCTGGCCTGGATATAATAATTAGAGACGAGGGCGAGCTCACTGTGCCCGATTTACTAGGAGCTTTGGAAAATAAAAGAGATTTAAAAAATGTTTTAGGAATTTCTTATAGGGAAGGTGAAAATATTTTCCACAATCCGCCCAGGCCCCTAATAAAAAACCTGGACATTATCCCAAGTCCCTTTGTAGATATCAAGTGCCCACCTGGCAAAATAATCTACTACGAGATGAGCCGGGGCTGTCCATTTAAGTGCACTTTTTGCATGTCATCAACAATTAAAGGTGTCAGATATTTTTCGACCGAGCGAATCAAGTCGGACCTTCTTTACATCATGGATTCGGGCGCCAAAATCGTCAAGTTGGTCGACAGGACCTTTAACGCCAACGAGCGCGAAAGCATTGAAATGATGACCTTTATCAAGGACAATGTCAAGACCGACATGGTCTTTCACATGGAGCTTATGGCCCACCTGATCTCAGATAACTTTTTGGAATTTTTATCCACCCTGCCCAAGGGTCTCTTTCAATTTGAAGTCGGCGTTCAATCGTCCAATCCAAAAACCCTGGAGGCCATAGAAAGGCGGGCCGATTTAGACAGGTTAAAATACGTAGTCCAAAAAATTCGTTCTTTCAATAACATCCACCAGCACGTGGACCAAATCGCAGGCCTACCCTACGAAGACTACAAGTCCTTCAAAGAGTCTTTCAATTATATTTACTCGCTGGGCGCAGAAAAATTCCAGCTGGGCTTTTTAAAAGTCCTCCGCGGTTCAAAAATAAAAGCCCAGGCGGCCGAACACGGGATAAAATTTACGACCTATGCCCCCTATGAAGTCTTAGAGACAAAATACATTTCCGCCCTTGAGCTTAAGAGGATCAAGGTTATCGAAGACCTTGTTGAAAAATTTTCCAACGAAGATTATTTTGCCAACACCCTTGAATATGTAATTAAAGACTACAAGCCCTTTGATTTCTTTGAGGCCATGAGCATCTTTTGGGAAGACCACGGCTACACGGAGATCGGTCACTCCCGCGACTCTCTCTATGAGTATTTTTACGAATTTTTGTCGGACAGGCCGGACATAGAATATATCAAAGAGCTATTGAGGCTGGATTTTATTTCCAACAACCGCAAAAATCCTCCTGCCTTTTTAAATCCACAGCCCCTGGCCTTGCCAGTCTATCACGAGCTACTCGATAAAATCGACATCCGCCAGCTCTTCGATCTAGACATGACCAGCCCAACCAAGTACCTGGTCAAGGACTTCCGCTTTGAATACTTTAATTTTAATAATAAAAAAGTTTTGTTTGGAGTCAAATACAAGCCAGAAATAACGGTCAAGGAAATCCAAATTTAATTTTTGCAATAAAAAAGCCCCATGGGCTTTTTTGTTTTGAATATTTAAGAATTATATTGGAACATTCCCATTTCAATCGGTCAATTTCTTGGCGACCATTTCAGGATCGCCGCTACGGGAAATTGACCTCTTGGGCAGGGCTGCAGGTCGCAAAAAGTAGAACACTGCAAAAATTCGCAATTTTAACCGCAAATTATCAAATTAAAAATCTTTTTCTTTCCTCTCCATACATAACATGGCACTGAATTTAGGAGGATAATTAGATGAGATTCGAAGTGAAATAAAAATATTAATCGGCCATGTAGAGGCGATCCTTTATGGTCGCCAAGCCGATTAATATTTTTTCACGAGAATATCGCGATTTAGACCCTAAATTCTAATAGTTGTTCTTTCGTTTGATCTGAAACCCTATAACTCTCTCTCGCCTTCTGTATGGCTTTGTTCTGCGTCCACTCATCTAAAACTTTATTTTCTAAAGCCTCATAGGCCGGGTCAAAATTTTTCACCAAAAGCTCTGCCATATACCAAGCCCGAGCCATATTTACATAATAAAAATCAGTTTTTATCTGGACTATTTGATCCAAATCGGATGGCAAAAAATTTTCCCCTTGCAAATTCATAAGTAAAATTACGCCCATCCGCACTTGGTATTCGCCACCTCTACTAATAAGTTCTCTGGCAGTTTCTCTTGCTATAGTTGGATTCTTCTTAAAAGCTTTGGGCTTAATGACATCTGTCTGGGCCCAATTTTCAAGATAATTCCCAAAGGCCAAGAGTTTTTCCCTAGCCAAATCTCCATCCTTGATTTCATTTATAAGTAGGCCGTGAATCATATTTTCTTCATGATAAAAATGGGGCAGATTTTCTAAAAAACCTAGCCCCTCATTTTTATAAATTTCTTTTGCAAGCTTTCTTAAGGTCGGCATCCTAATTCCCAAAATCTTTTCCCGATCTATATTTGGAATTAATTTTGCCGTAAAGTCCCCGTAGCTTTGATCCTTGTAAAAATTTAAATCAACCATAATAAATTCTAAATTATTGATACAAATCAGCCGGTGCTTCCACCTTTGACATTGGTAAAAACTTGGTGTTTTCGCCCTTGTAGACGAGTTTAACTGTACCCGTTGGTCCGTTTCTGTGCTTGGCAATTATAACTTCGCCTATGCCCCTGTCCTCTGAATCGGGATTGTAGTATTCGTCACGATACAAGAACAAAACAACGTCTGCGTCTTGTTCGATGGCCCCTGATTCACGAAGGTCAGAAAGAATCGGCCTGTGGTTGGTCCTTTGCTCTGGAGCCCGTGACAATTGCGAAAGTGCAATGACTGGCACGTCGAGTTCTTTGGCCATGGCCTTGAGGCCACGAGAAATTTTTGAAATTTCCAAGGTCCTGTTTTCAGTTTGACCGCCAGCTTCCATGAGCTGCAAGTAGTCGATTACAACCAAATCAAGCCCTTGTTCTAGCTGGAGGCGTCTGAGTTTGGCCCGCATATCTTGAACGCTGGTTCCACTCATATCATCGATGTATAAATTATTTTGAGAAAAGTCAACCAGGGTCTTGGAAATTCGTTTCCAATCATCTGTCTTCAAATCCCCTTGGATAAGATTTGTCAGAGAAATATTGGTCAGCTGAGAATAAATTCTGAGGGCCAATTGGGTCTTGGACATTTCCAGAGAAAAAATGGCAACTGTCTTTTTATTTTGTGCAGCATTTACCGCAAAGTTTACGCCAAGTGCGGTCTTACCCATAGAAGGTCTAGCCGCAAGCAAAATAAGATCACTCTTTTGAAAGCCAGATAGCATATCGTCGATGTCCTTGAAGCCTGTGGAAAGTCCTGACAAGGCTCCCTTTAGTTTGGCCCTATCCATGAGGTCCTTGCTGGATTCCTGGAGGATTCCGCCGATGTGTTTGAGGTCATCATCGCCTGATTTCAAACCCAAATCCAAAATCATATCCTCGGCCGCACCAATGGTATCCACCGCTTGGCCCTTGGCTTCGACAGCTTGGACTTTTATTTCGTCTGCAATGCCAGCCAGTCGCCTAAATAGATATTTTTCGTGGACAATTTCCGCCAAGTCCTTTTGCCTGGCCCCAGTTACGTATGAAGAACCAACTTCAGCAATGTATTGGGGGCCGCCAGCCATATCCAAAGCGTCCATGGCCTTGAGCTCTTCGGCAATGCTAACCCTGTTTATGGACTTGCCCCGACTGGCCAAAGACATAATGGCCTTGTACATGAGCTTGTTTCTTTTGTGGTAAAATTCCTCTTCGGACTTGATAATTTCCAGGGACACATCCACGGTCTCGGCGTCATTTATCATATTTGCAATTACATTAATCTCCGCATCCAAGGATTCTGGCAGAGTGAAATCTTGCATTAGATTACAACCTCCAATTTTACATTGGCATTTGTTGCCCCGTAGAGTTTAACTGTAACTTCGTAGTCGCCTGTTTCTTTGATTGGCGATTTTAAATCAATCTTCTTTCTATCTATGTCAAGGCCAAGCTCTTCCTTGATGGCGTCAGCAATTTCTGGACTGTTTACAGAACCAAATAATTTGCCTGAGCTCCCGCCCTTCCATTTGATAATTATTTTTTTCTTTTCCAAAGCCTTCTTCATTTCTTGGGCCTCGGCCTTATTTTCAGCGTCAAGTCTCTTTAGTTCGGCTTGTTCAGCTTCCCATTCTTTCATATTTTCAGGAGTTGCCTCGATGGCTAAGTTTTGTGGAAAGAGGGCGTTTCTTGCATAACCTGGTTTAACTTCCTTGATCTCACCCTTCTTGCCAATTTTTTTAACATCTTCAATTAGTATTACTTTCATCTTTTTCCTCCTTTATATAATCGTCAATTGCGTCTTTAATTTTTTCTTTAACTTCGTCAATGGTCCCCTCAACCCTTGCACCTGCTTGGGCTATGTGGCCACCACCACCCAGAGCCTCCATAATAAGTTGAACAGAAACCTGTCCCATGGACCTGGCACTTATGTGAACCATGTTATCAATCTTTGCCATTACAAAGCTGGCCTTGACTCCCTCGATTTTTAAGAGGTCGTCGCTGGCTTGGGCTGCGGTTAAAATCGCCTCGTTGCCTTCGTTTTTGGTCATGGAAATTGCAAAGTAATCCTTGTAAATTTCCGCAGATTCAACTGCCTTGGCCTTGTTGACGAAGGTTTTAAAGTCGTCTCTAAATAAGAGTTTGACTTCTTCAGGGTCTGCGCCCATACGAGTTAAGAGGCCTGCAGCTTCAAAAGTCCTAAGGCCTGTTTGAGTTGTAAAGTTCTTGGTATCCAGCATAATTCCCGCCATAAGAGCCGAAGATTCAAAGTGGGATAGCTTCTTGTCATCTATCATGTATTGGAGAATTTCTGCAACCAATTCACTGGCAGATGAAGCGTGTGGTTCCAAGTAAACAAGGGCAGGATTGTCTATAAATTCGTCCGACCTTCTGTGGTGGTCGATAATTACAATATTGTCCGCCTTCTCACTCAGCTCTTTGCTAGGCGATAAGGATGGCTTGTGGTGGTCGGTTAAAATCAAGAGGTCGCCTTTTTTAAAGGACCTTAGGGCCTCATCAGGACTGATAATAGAATCGTACATGGCCTTTGATTCAGCCTTCATAAGATCCATTATGGAAGTGACGGCTTCTGTGTCGTCATCCAAAATAAGTCTGGCGTTTTTCCCTCTGAGTTGGACTATAGCCATGATGCCCACAGCTGATCCAATGGCATCCATGTCAGGATTTTTGTGGCCAGATACATAAATATTTTCCACTTGGTCAATAAGTTCCTTGAGGGCGTAGCCGATCACGCGGGCCTTGACCTTGGTGTGCTTTTGCACGGCCTTGGTCTTGCCGCCAAAGTATTCGTAGCCGTTTTCGCCCACGCATACAGCCTGGTCACCCCCACGGCCAAGGGCAATGTCGATGGCAGATCTGGCCTTGACGAATTTTTCGTTTGGATTTTCGCCCAGGTCGCAAACGCCAATTGAAAGCGTCAGCGGAATTGTGTTTTCAAATTCCAGCTCACGGATGGTATCTAAGATATTAAATTTCTTGGCCTTAATCTTGTTAAAGGAATCCCTATCAGCAATTACCAAGTACTTGTCGTTGTCATATTTTCTAACGATTGAATTGTGGGAGGTAAAGTAGTCGACGATTGTCGTATCAACTGTTGAAGAAATTTTTGTTCTCAGAGCCTCGTCTCCGCCAGTTTTGGCCTCGTCAAGATTGTCTACAAAGACAACCATAACTGCAAGGGCGTCTTGGTTATAAGCTTTTTCAAGCTCACGGTTCTTGGTCACATCTAGCATGTAGACGATGTACCTGTCGACCTTGCCGTGGTCCAAAACCTTGTCGCTCCTCACCAAATAATACTTATCCTTGTAGGAAATATTAAAAGATTTTTGTTCCTTTTCGAGTTCGCTAAGGTTGATAGCCGGAATTAGCTCGTTTAATTTTGCATTCCTGTCAATTTCCCCAACAATTTCACTAAAAGGCGAGTTTTGCCAGGTGATGACCCCCGACTTGTCGGTCATGACAAGTGGGTAAGGCATGCGAAATATAGCGTGCATAGTCACGGATTCAAACTCTTCAGACTCCTTGGACTTTTCAGATTCCAGGGCCTTTATTTTTGTATCGTGTTCTCTGATGTCATAAGTAATTAAAAATGCAAGCGTGACAATCAAAAGACCTGCAAGTATTGGTTCCAAGAAAACTAATATTACAGTGACTACAATTGCCAGTAAAATATATCGATATGAAAAACGAAAATATTTGTTTACTCCAAATTTCGTTAACTCCCAAAAGTTCTTCATAATTCCTCCTATATATAGCTTTATTATACAATAGAGGCTCTTTTATTTCAAGCAAAAAGCCCGCAATAAATTAGCGGGCCCCTGTGAATTTATATTCCCATTATTTTATTTATTATATCCTGGTCAATGTATTTTCGGCCTGTCTTTCTTCGAGTAATCTCCATTAGTTCAAGCTTAGTTATATCGTGAAAATAATAGCCCTGAGATTTTAAAATATTTTTTGTGATTTTTATAAAGTCCCCATAGTCCTTGAGCTTCAAGATATCGATCAAAATCATGCCTTCGATATTTCTTAAAGTCAAAATCCTAATGGCCTCAATCAAAAGTTTTTCATTTAAATCCAAGTGGTTGAGGTCGCGATTGTAGGACTTGGAGTAGTCGTCTGTGTTAAAGTCCACAAAGGTAAAGTGGTCCTTACTGTCTATGATTAAGCTACCTTCTTCACACTCCATAATCCTTCCCGTAAGCTCAGGCGTATTAGCCATAGCCCTTAGCATGGCCGCGTGATCGCCCAAGTCCTCCTGGTACTTTTCAATATATTTTTCGCTTTTGCTCGCTTCCTTGTAGACGACTTTTGGTATAGGGAGTCGTGATTGTTCTTTTAAAATTCCCTCCCAGGTCGACTTGAGCTCTCTGGCCAAATCTGGGTCATCAGCTTTTGATTTTACAGGGAAGCCTGTGATTTTTTCCATGGGATTATTATAAAATTCTTTTCCAAGCGGAAAGCCGATTGCACCTTCGATTTTTATTTTAATATTCCTATCCAGCTTGTAGCCCTTCTCGCCCGATGGTTTTTTGCGGACATTAAAAAAATAATCCTCGCCCGCCTTTAGGTCGGCCGCATTGTAAAAACCGTCCTCGCCGTCTAATTGTATAAAGGAAAAATTGCGATTTGTATCTACACTTTTTACCCGGGCGTGGACTATGGATCCAACTTGAATTTCCTTATTATTCTCTACAAAAATACGACGAACTTTGTCGTCGTATATAATTGTATAGATTATTTTTTCTTTGTCATCTTCGATTTTAAAATACATTATTCCACCAACCTGTTTTCAAATGGCATGGAGTCTTTGACTTCTTCCCTGTTCATGCCAAGGTATTCTGCCATCAAATCTCTGGCCATAGGTCCTGCATTTGAACCAGTGCCCCCTTGGAATAGGACGGATGCGACTACGACTTCAGGGTCGTCAGCAGGTGCATAGGATACAAACCAAGCGAAGTCATCGTACTTGAGCCCTGTCGTTGGATTTGTCCCCTCGCGCTGAGCGGTCCCAGTTTTTGAGCCCGTGCTTACAGGAAAATCTTGGAATACCCTCCTGGATGTACCAGACCTACTTACAAGTTCCATGCCGTGCATGAGTTCCTTGTAGCCGACAGGATTTTTTATATCAATTTTTTCGCCTTCCCTGGTCGGCCTGTAAACATCTTTAAGGCCGTCGTCGGTCTTAACCGAATTCAAAAGAGTGGCCTTGTTTTTGATGCCACCGTTTACCAAAGTCGAAACATACTTGGCCATCTGCATGGTCGTAAGCGAACTTGCCCCCTGACCAATGGTTACGTTGATGGTATCTGCCAGTGACCATTCGGCCTGGTTGATGTAATCGTATTTGATCCTATCAGCCAGAGGAATCTTTTGGCCAGGCACAGTTTTTTCTGAAATATAACCCATCTGATCAAGCCTATTTACAATTTCGCCCTTGGTTAGGCTCCTGCCCTCTTCGGCCCAGTTAGCAATATTTTTAATATCTTCTTCTATTTCGTCTGCGGTTTTTTCATCTTCAAGGAAGTCTTCTATATTTTCTTCCAAAAACTTCCTCAGATAAAATTTAATTGTTCGGACTTTTTTCTCAGGTTCTATAACCTCACCCACAGCCTCGCGGGGAATATTTATTTCAATACCCGTCGGCTCGTTTAAACCGAAAGTCTTGCCAGCTTCTCTAATGTCGTCAATGTCAATCCTGGCTGACAAAGGCTTATTGTTTAACCTTTGGTTGACGCCCAAGGCTAATGAATAAAAATAATAGTTGCAGGAGTGCTCGATGGCGTGAGCCAGGTCCACATTTCCGTGGCTAGCGTGCGACAAAGTCCAGGCCAAGCAGTTAAACTTGGTGTCACCAATTTCTACATAACCACCGTCGTAAATTCTTTCAAAAGGGTCTAGGCCATTTTGCAGGCCTGCAAAACCAGTTATCATTTTAAATACAGAACCCGGTTGAACAGCTGTCCCCGTTGCAATATTTAAAAGTGGACGAGCGGCCAGAGGATCGTTTTCATCCTTAGGGTGAAGAGCCTTCCAATCCGTTTCTGAAATTCCAGTTGAAAATAAATTGGGATCGTAAGCAGGATATGAGGCACTTGCCACCACCTCGCCAGTCTTTGCATTCATAACTACAACAGCACCTGCGTTGGCGTGGATAAAGGGCCTGGTCTTATCAAGGGTCCCGTCCATTTGATAGTCACCCCACTTGCTCTGCCAGACGCCTTGGGTCCGCGTGAGCTCCAAGGTCCTCTTCAAATAATCTTCGGCCATTTTTTGCAACTTGCTATCAATGGTCAAGTAAAGGGTGTTGCCCGGCTTGGCCCCAGTCACATTTAAAACGTCAATGGTGTTTCCAATATAGTCGACCTCGACCATTTTTTCCCCATTGGTCCCGTGCAAATAATTTTCAAAATATTCTTCAACCCCAGTTTTTCCTATGAATTCATTCTTGTCGTAGCCGCCTTCGTTAACGTACTTTTCAATCTCGGCCTTGGAAGAAATCTTGCCCATGTAACCAAGTATATGGGCCAAGGTGGTCCCCTGCGGATAATACCTGATAGGCTCAACACTGATGAGAACGCCCACATCTTCGTCTATATTCTCTTCAATCTTGGCAACGGTCTGATCTTTTATACCGTAAGACAAGTTGATAGGCTTATAAGCGCTTTCGCCTTGGAGATAAGTCAGCTCGTAAATATTTAAAATCGCCTTGGCCTCGTAATTGGAAATCTCCTCTGGAATCTTGTAAGAGTCCTTGGCCCTTTCAAACAAGTCTTCAACTGATGGAAGACCGTCTTTCATTTCAGATTTTTTGAAAAATCTGCCGTATAAATTTTCGGTGTCAATCTCCGATGTAAATTTAATTTCATTGGCCACAGAAATCCTAGGGTTGATGCCTTGGCTCAAAAGCTCAGCCTGCACCACATTTCTAATATCCTCTTCAAGGAGAAAATCATCCAAATCAGC contains:
- a CDS encoding penicillin-binding transpeptidase domain-containing protein, yielding MKSKNKANVKNRLDLVLIVVLGLFALLLARMFYLTIIKGDEMREVADQRRIRKVYTTAPRGEIRDVHGRLLAGNIPAFTVQIQKDRLLNERDKEKRNENLLKLIRYLEEDGAFYQGEFPMDLNVYIYKNPDKYLTTDMSPTEYMISLFEDEDILREFINGKMDLKKYPGHYKFSVKDRALNAVKAKYVDLPVTIEDGNFVANELRLKNFLMEKGFDENLSPDDLMINIIKSDTNIMRKIMNHPIARAILFQIASDHKQLGDIRMLSIAIKSEIEGYENRVKFVNAYDGLDINSTAEEVYLYLARNFALEGILKKTYKDGDLIPGEMLLKKSRSQGKNENIDIYISQDKKSVFFRFINDVKGDPLKTLIGSLTPADLDDFLLEEDIRNVVQAELLSQGINPRISVANEIKFTSEIDTENLYGRFFKKSEMKDGLPSVEDLFERAKDSYKIPEEISNYEAKAILNIYELTYLQGESAYKPINLSYGIKDQTVAKIEENIDEDVGVLISVEPIRYYPQGTTLAHILGYMGKISSKAEIEKYVNEGGYDKNEFIGKTGVEEYFENYLHGTNGEKMVEVDYIGNTIDVLNVTGAKPGNTLYLTIDSKLQKMAEDYLKRTLELTRTQGVWQSKWGDYQMDGTLDKTRPFIHANAGAVVVMNAKTGEVVASASYPAYDPNLFSTGISETDWKALHPKDENDPLAARPLLNIATGTAVQPGSVFKMITGFAGLQNGLDPFERIYDGGYVEIGDTKFNCLAWTLSHASHGNVDLAHAIEHSCNYYFYSLALGVNQRLNNKPLSARIDIDDIREAGKTFGLNEPTGIEINIPREAVGEVIEPEKKVRTIKFYLRKFLEENIEDFLEDEKTADEIEEDIKNIANWAEEGRSLTKGEIVNRLDQMGYISEKTVPGQKIPLADRIKYDYINQAEWSLADTINVTIGQGASSLTTMQMAKYVSTLVNGGIKNKATLLNSVKTDDGLKDVYRPTREGEKIDIKNPVGYKELMHGMELVSRSGTSRRVFQDFPVSTGSKTGTAQREGTNPTTGLKYDDFAWFVSYAPADDPEVVVASVLFQGGTGSNAGPMARDLMAEYLGMNREEVKDSMPFENRLVE